The following DNA comes from Thunnus thynnus chromosome 3, fThuThy2.1, whole genome shotgun sequence.
ctgtggtttcacttcaaactgaaagttttgttttttttggaaactttgtgtttttgactagAAATGAAACTTAAGTTCTGTGGATTTGATCAGATGTTTAAATAGAGATTTAATTTTAGATAGAAAtcctagtttgtgttttttctcataataaacaagaatgtgtttgtatatttactctcttcaaaaacaaagacacatttatgacataaaacaggTGATTACTCTactcagtttgattgacaggacagatgatcagaggggCGGAGTTTTTACCACCATAATTAGGACAGGGACTGAAGAATGggtagagtttctcagtgaaggagcagccaGTAAAGGAGTAGATAAGAGCTGCAACATCTACgtcataaaaggagaccagaccctcctcataatccacaaacacccccaccttctgaaGCTGAGACTTCAGAGAGAGACGGACTGAAAGGTCATTACAAGCTTCAtactcatttccatttctcaaTAATATAGTCCAGTAACCATTCTGAGGGCACAGACTGAATTCTCCCTTCCTGTTGATGGACTCTCTGGCCACTCCTAAAGTCCAGTCAGTCTTccctttaacctgaacctcaaagtaaaatctgcctgaagagaaactctgctttcctaaaacattaacataacgTGTAAATCTCTTTGGGTTGTCTGGGAGATTCTTCTTCACATCACCATGATTTACTTGTTTcccatcatcagacaggatgagatCAGGATTtgctgtatcaggatcaagagtcacatccactgcatactgctggatCCTCTTCAGCTCGACCTCACCAAGCAGCTTCTTCATCTTTTTACTGagcgtctcctccagctgagccacagctctcaccacagtcccctcatatgatggtggacggacgctgacctctgtccagtctttggtgggtggagcagctttcagggacgagaagttttggaggaggtggaggtggtcttcagagcgtgagagctgcttcacctcagaacttctcttcttcagctcagagatttcctgttccagctctttgatgaagtcttcagcctgtttctctgtcgttctttgcttctcttcaatCGTCTCAATGAGCTCATTCAGGCTTCTCTCAACAGACTCCATCAGAGTGATGAAGACCTGAACACCCTCTGCTATCTCTCTGTTTGCATCTTTCTTACTGAGGTCAACTGAGTGTTTGATCTCTTGAATCTTCAGTCGtctcttctggatcatctgctgaattttagcctctgtcttccccagctctgccttctttccttcatattcttctttcagaggaacaaactCATGTGTCTTGTGGTCTAAAATAGAAcagagcatgcagacacatgtctggtcggtcttacagaacagctccagaggtttatcgtgcttcatacacatcctgtcttccaggttctccacagggtccatcagctgatgtcttttcagacgtgaagctgtcagatgaggctccaggtgagtctcacagtaggaggtcagacacaccagacaggacttcagggccttcagtttggttccagtacagacgtcacagggaacttctcctggtttggcagcttgttgctctgagctgctgctgctggctttctgttgagcttcctgtctgaactgagAAACCATCTCAGAGAATAAAGTATTCACCTTCAACTTAGGTCTTGTGTTGAAAACCTCTTTACACATGGGACACCAGGAAGGGACATTCGTGTTCCAGTgttcagtgatgcagtttttgcagaagttgtgtccacatggtgtggtgactggatcagtgaacacatccagacagatgcagcacagaaactgatcttcagATCGCAGACAGCTGACAGCAGACATATCTGCACACtgagtgtgaaaaacaaaataaagaatttgtttaaaattcaatttcaattatgtgttcataaacaaataaagataattacTGTTGTATAAGTAAgtataagtaagtaagtataaCATGTGATATTAGGTAAAGTAATATTGaattatatttctgttattgatcGGGATGGGAACATGTGAACGGAGTCGTGAGCAACCGTGATCATTGAAGTCGTGCTGGCAGCTCAAACAGTTATCCACAAGGCTGCATGGTGagtttaaagttgttgtttactttgatgatgtgttttatgtgagctggtttacacaaacacagtaagagactgtcatctgcagctctttatctaacagctcattgtggctgtttctgcttgtactattcttccatacaatctttaaaatgaaccactgacaacataacacagaatatgtccatatcttgttgtgtagaCCAACTGTTATTGAAGAATagcactgctaacaaagctctgctaacttGGTGACAAACACCTTTTATTACCtccagctgcttcacaataaaagctgtGCTTGTTGGtagaaagcttttaatgtgaaacagctacaggaaatagaatgcagtgtgtctgtaggaAGTGATCAGTAAATAGTAATAAGACCAGGAAGGTTGGAGTGAAGCTGaactccaaaccacagagattcagttacaagttacaaaagtcctgagaactgacacagagagactgtttaaaaaacaattaaagttgtttcactgaatctttgtaaaaacatctttagttaTATTGTCACTAATTTCACAAGTgtcagtatgaaatgaaaagagtggaacttcctgtctgctgtgttaaagctggttgttgaaacattaaatatgatcagttgtactcaccagtgtttggcagagactctgctgtgttgttgagaaagacttgatgaactcagtttaatttttatttggacaCAAGTGGAGAGActcgactgcagctctgctgtcgcTCTGACACACTTTTAGTTTCAGTTCTAGAGATTGACAGTAGCAGCTGTCTTCTCTTTCCAGTGTTGCTCCTCCTCTTACTGCAGCTCTGATTGTGAGTTTGTTTCCTCCTTCTGATTTACAGGATTATTGTGAAATATCATGGAGCAAAGATGATACTGTACCTGACAGGCAGCCAGTTTTCATGTaactgttgtttctctttatcTTGAACTGAGTTCAACAAATGGCGTCTGGTCAACGTTGATGTTAAATCAACagttatttcaaaaacacattttttaacttctaCAGGTTTCCAGTTTACTTCacaaaaagagatgaaagaCAGTCGACAACAACCAAAAGGATAATTTATTCAACCACATGCAGATACGATTTCTATATTTTGCTTCATGTTCTACCTTATTTGTTCCTTTGTTGTAAAGCCAATTAGTTCAGACTGTTTTGTGGTGAACCACCACAGTCCTGACAGGGATAAATGTAGAATCTATCATCTCTGTACTGAGTGATGCTTCACACTGCCAGCACTGTCCTTTGGGAGTTTTATAAAGGATTTCAGGTAAATATCAGCTAATAACTCAAAGTATATAAATTCTGATTGGACTGTCTTGAATGTTAATGGTGAGGGGTGtaagttaaaggacaggttcactatttttcaagtgtgtcttaaaacagcagtcaggtttccatatgaacagtgaaagaggttttcctcgctgtaatcattcctcctgttcatactggatattaaaagatccttcaaatgtgctttcaatggaagtgatggaggccaaaattcacagtgtgtccacacagtcattttgtgcaaaaatgcatttaaaactcatttggatgctgaagcttcatattagcttcagataaacttttaaatacattcttgcacagaaggaggactgtggattttgtcccccatcacttccattgtaaggtcattatgaagggatcttctaatggtcagtatgaacaggaggaatgattacagcaagaaaaacaggtttaatgttcatttgggctcctgactgttgttttaagacacatttgaacaATTgcgaactcgtcctttaaggtGTGACTGTGAAACTTGAGGCCTCTGAGTGATTTCTACTTTATTTCGTTCCCTGTTGGACTGTAACACCACAGTTTGTCTTCTCTGCTATCGGCTCAGTTTGTCAGTTACAGACAGTGTGGATGAACAGTCTCTGTGTTTCTGATGGACGGCTGACTGACCCGGAGCAGAAAGCTGATTGGTCCTCCCCTCCAGCATGTAATGATGACATCAGCCCTAGGGCTCTGCGCTGTCAGGTTGTTGCAGGCTGTCTTGTTATTTCTCGCTCACATTGAGGAGTGAATTGCAAACACCTGATGAAACGATGATGCAAACTGGGCTGAATTTTCTGCTCGCTGCTGCTGGAGGCTCATctggcagaaaaacacagccTCCGCGTCTCATACGATGAGTTCAGCCAAAATAAAACCTGCTTCATGCCGTCACGATTCACTGAACAAATCCAGCGTGACTCTTGTGTTTTGCTCGTTTTATatgttttccttctctttcatgtttattctgactaaaagatcatttttaatcagtttagtCAAACCTCCCATTCACTGCCATTCAGTTGCAGTCAGAACAGGAAACAACTGGAGACATCTAATTCAGTCTGTAATCCATCATGTGAGACAGCCAATGGTTTGCCGAGTTGCATCAGAACATTAATATCAGGATGTAAACATTTTCCTTCAAGCCTCTCAGAGTCACTCCCAGATATTGTCCAGAAACAGTTAAACTTCCGCCCCgttcagacaggatgaagatCACGGGGGGATGAAACAGTATCTGTGCTCCTGACTGAACTTGTGGTTCTGGCCGGTATTTTAACTGTAGGGAAATGACAGGATCTGGTCTGCAATAGACATGAACATTTATCAGGATAAAAGCAAAAAGAGCAGTGGTGGAACGTAAcgaagtacatttactgaagtagaAAAGtcctctccactcaaaaatgtgtttttcttcttgttcctacagttggatgattgtttttctgtgcagagtttgtttttacattcatctgctgaaggaggaaagtttctctgagctcattgaaaatctgattttttaaGGGACGGGGCTACGAGcgggatttgtgacatcacaactagtttttgaagccaatcgtggtccagtatgcaacttacacaagtgtgatgtggaaacttgaagcctccagtgctcAAATACTGAGAGTGAACTTTatagtgaaggaggagacatctggtgaagtgaaaacaaaccTTTTTCTACAAAATCAtctacaaatataaaacacttgATCGGTTTTACTTGTGAAGTGtagatctgaaaagtaactatagctgttgAACAAATCGGAAATACTTTAGTAAAGTAAAAGTGCCTagaaattgtacttgagtaaatgtactttgtttcGTTACATCACTGCTGAGCTGTAGGTATAAATCCAACAGAAGAGAATGAAGTCGTGTGTTGTGATGGAGGAGAGAAGTAATACGGTGGAGAAGATCGGGTTCACAGCCGCCTCGCCGCAGGAAGCTGCTGGACTGTTTTTCCTGGAAGAAGACGTGACCGTCCTTTACACCGCCGtcactgtttgttgtttctgcAGCGAAGCAACAAGCAGCTTATTCCACCAGAAAAAGACACGACAGCaggggagagaagaggggaggaggggaagcAGCTCTCATCTGGAGGTCACTGTTACAGCTGCAGCTTCATCTCTCCTTCCTCACTTCCTGTCCTCCCTCTGCCCCGTCCTTTCTTCTCTACTTCCCtgccttcttccttctcttATTCAGTGTCATTCCCTCTTTCTTCAGTCCCTCCTTCACCTGCCTTTTCCTTTTGTCCttcagtctttgttttcttgctttctcactttcttttgttcttccaCCTACATCCTTCCCTCGTCATTATTCTTTACCTTTTTTATCACGTGTGCTTAGAAACCAtgtatattacatttttcactcACATACAGATACTCAACTCTGATCTCCATCTGAACTCCTCCATCAGTTTTTATATTACCAAGATGATTCATAAATAGAATGACTATGAATAGTTTGAGTTTGCATTTAAGGCTGTGATTATATTAACATCTTGTCATTCTTTACATTAAACTCCATGCAGATTTCATGTTTCTCAGTATTGAACATCAATGAACTGATAAcacttcattattttatattcagacattataaaatatattcaagtGGAAACATTTTCAGATGTGATTTCTGAGCTATTGATTTATTTAAGAAACTTAATTCagtcaaatatttgttgttttagttcAATTTGGGGGagcaaatatgacaataaatcaCACTGGATATTCTGAATTTTGGGCCAAGCAGGCCTCTATAGGTTAGTATTATACATCACCTGGTAgatgtttacagttttttataATTGGTTACCTGCACGGATCAATACTGAGTCCACATGTTCAAAATTTTTTGGTTTATGTTCAGACACTAACATGTGTTCATATGGATCAtaaccacactgaaatacatctatattcaaccaaaacacaagacGTGCTGTCAGAAATAACtattttacactacaagccacattcacaaattcacacacattcatacgctgaatgcaCAGTCATCAGgaacaatttggggttcagtatcttgcccaaagacactttgacatgtggactggaggaaaGTCCCCATATAGACTGGAAAACAGGGCAGGTAATTTCATGGGGAAAGACTAGTGAAAAGAATCGTTTCTCACCTTCTCAACCTCTCCCGTCAGAGCTTCAACCTCCTAACACCTCCCAGAACTCTCCCAGCCTGGACCCAGAGTTTCCCGACCTTTCCTGGGTTCCCGTCTGCTACCACAACCTTAAGGAGGTTTTCAGCAAGGCCCGTGCCACTTGTTTGCCCCCGCACCGAGCCTATGACTGCGCCATTGACCTGCTCCCCTGTATTTTTCCACCCAAGGGTTGGCTGTATTCCCTGTTAGCTCCTGAAACCCAGGCCATGAAAAAGTACATTGAGGAATCCCTGGCTGTAGGGATTATTTGGCCTCCCTcctctctaaccctaaccctgcgGCCCTGCATTGACTACAGAGGACTCAACGAGATCACCATTCACAACAGGTACCCCCTCCCTTTAATTTCCACTGCTTTTGAACAACTAAGGGTGCTAAGGTTTTCACCAAACTGGACTTAAGAAATGCCTATCACCTAGTTAGAATAAGGGAGGGGTATGAATGGAGGACAGCGTTTAACACTCCCAGTGGTCATTATGAGTACCTGGTCATGCCTTTTGGACTTACCAATGCCCCGGCTGTCTTTCAGGCCCTGGTGAACAACGTCCTCTGGGACATGCtcaatgagtttgtttttgtttacctgGATGACATCTTAATCTTTTCCCCTGATGCACGTCTGGCGGGTCCTCCAGCACCTCCTCCACCATCAACTCTTTGTCAAAGCTGAGAGGTGTGAGTTTCATGTGCCCTCCGTGACCTTCCTGGGGTTCATTGTGTCTGAGGGGAAGGTCAGGATGGATCCCATAAAGGTTAGTGCTGTTGTTGATTGGCCCATTCCCACTAGCTGTAAGGAGGTTAAACTATTCCTGGGGTTTGCAAATTTTTACAGAAAGTTCATCGGAAATTTTAGTTCTGTTGCTGCCCCCCTTCATGCACTGACCTCTTCCAAGTCTAACTTCCAGTGGAACCCACAGGCCGAGCTCGGCTTCCAGAAGCTGAAGACCAGCTTCACCTCAGCTCCCGTCCTCACGTTGCCTGATCCCAACCTGCAGTTTCTGGTGGAGGTGGATGCCTCCGATGTGGGGGTGGGAGCTGTTCTCTCTCAGAGGTCGACTAAGGACAATAAGTTACACCCCTGTGCCTTTCTTTCCCGCAAGCTGTCAGCCTCTGAGAGGAACTATGATGTTGGCAACCTTGAGCTGCTTGCCATTAAGGTGGCATTGGAGGAGTGGAGGCACTGGTTGGAGGGGGCTGAACAGCCTTTTCTCGTCTGGACGGATCATAAGAACCTTGAGTACTTGAGGACGGCAAAGAGGCTCAACTCTCGGCAGGCAGGGTGGGCTCTCTTTTTCAACCGGTTCCATTTCACCCTGTCCTATCGCCCTGGCTCCAAGAACTTAAAACCTGATGCTCTCTCCCGTTCGTTTCCCTCTGAAAACTCTTGTAAAGATCCTACTCCCATTCTTCCCCTCTCATGCGTTGTGGGCTCTGTCACT
Coding sequences within:
- the LOC137180362 gene encoding E3 ubiquitin-protein ligase TRIM21-like, with the translated sequence MSAVSCLRSEDQFLCCICLDVFTDPVTTPCGHNFCKNCITEHWNTNVPSWCPMCKEVFNTRPKLKVNTLFSEMVSQFRQEAQQKASSSSSEQQAAKPGEVPCDVCTGTKLKALKSCLVCLTSYCETHLEPHLTASRLKRHQLMDPVENLEDRMCMKHDKPLELFCKTDQTCVCMLCSILDHKTHEFVPLKEEYEGKKAELGKTEAKIQQMIQKRRLKIQEIKHSVDLSKKDANREIAEGVQVFITLMESVERSLNELIETIEEKQRTTEKQAEDFIKELEQEISELKKRSSEVKQLSRSEDHLHLLQNFSSLKAAPPTKDWTEVSVRPPSYEGTVVRAVAQLEETLSKKMKKLLGEVELKRIQQYAVDVTLDPDTANPDLILSDDGKQVNHGDVKKNLPDNPKRFTRYVNVLGKQSFSSGRFYFEVQVKGKTDWTLGVARESINRKGEFSLCPQNGYWTILLRNGNEYEACNDLSVRLSLKSQLQKVGVFVDYEEGLVSFYDVDVAALIYSFTGCSFTEKLYPFFSPCPNYGGKNSAPLIICPVNQTE